One Coffea eugenioides isolate CCC68of chromosome 2, Ceug_1.0, whole genome shotgun sequence genomic window, AACAGGAGACCGCTCAATCCCACCGGCTTCATTCTCAAGAGCGGCAAATCCATCACTCTCTCCGTACCAAGCTCATGGTCGGGTCGGATTTGGGGCCGCACCGACTGCTCCACCGACCCATCCACCGGGAAATTCTCTTGCCTCACGGCCGACTGCGGCTCCGGCAGGGTAGAATGCGCTGGCAGCGGCGCGGTTCCCCCGGCCACCCTCGCCGAATTCACTTTAAACGGGGACCAGGGTTTGGATTTTTATGACGTGAGCTTGGTGGACGGGTACAACCTGCCCATGCTGGTGGTGGCCAAGGGAGGGACAAGAGGGGGATGCAGCTCGACGGGGTGTCTAGTGGACTTGAATGGGGCGTGTCCTCCGGCGCTGAGGGTTGCGGCTGGGAACGGGAGTGAGATCCGGAGCGTGGCGTGTAAGAGCGCGTGTGAGGCGTTCGGTGATCCGGCTTATTGTTGTAGCGAGGGGCATAATACGCCGGACACGTGTCAGCCGTCGGAGTACTCTTTGTTCTTCAAGCACGCCTGCCCCCGTGCTTATAGCTATGCCTACGACGATAAGACCAGCACCTTCACTTGTGCGTCCGCGGACTACCTCATCATCTTCTGCCCGTTGCCTTACACCAGGTAAAATTTATTTAGTGCCATTGCCTTAGAGATAGAGGCCTTACCTTAAAATGCTGATTACGAGATATGACTTTGATTTGGGGGTGGGGTGGTGTTGAATGTTTATGATGCGTGTTGTGACATGTGGAGCTAATTTCTTCTCTAGTTTAATGCTACTTATTGACTTGAGCACTTTGCCATTCAATTCTTGCTGCCAATGGTCTATGTTATCAAACTGTAATATTTGATCAATAAgttgaacccaaaaaaaaaaaagggaaaacaaacaaaaagagGTTAGTCAAAGGTTGGATAATACCAACTAAAGATTCCCGTGTTTGAAATAATTCAGTCCTTTTCAGGTCATTCTTACTCAATATTGTACTATTGTTTTAACTATTCACTTCTTCTTTGATTTGATCAAACTTTGCATTGCTTCATCCTTAAGGACTGTAGGTCTAATTCCCATTTCATCATTGATTTTGTTGGGATTTGATTTCATGTGATCTGGCATTGCTTTGTGCTGAAAGGGAATGTTACACCCTATGATCATAAATATGACAAATGCATAATTCATGCACTCGTGGAGACAGTGGGCCACGAGGTCCGCACCATGCTTCTCTCATGGTTCATCCAAGTTTCTGAACCATATTCATGGCCAGGATGACTATTTCCTTTCCTGATCTTGAAATGCACAAAGCTAAACAATAATGACTTGTTTGTGTTCTACAGTGCAAAACAGCTTCATGCGTTTTATACCATAGATgtttttattaataaatgacAAGAGATATTTGTTAAGCATGATGTGCTTATGATGGAGGTATAAATTTTGGAAATGGGAACATGAGACTGTTAATTTAGTACTGTGATAGACAAAAATTAACTATCACAAACCTGTTCTTATATGAGGCAGCTCTAGAAAGTAAAAATTAAATAGTAAAGCTCAAATGGTATGAGGTAATACAAGACTTGAAAATGGTAGGATATAGATCTCCTAGCAAGTTTCAACTGAGAGTAGAATTCTACTCATTTATCTATCTTTAAACCCTGGTGTAGAGCTATTTCGACAGACCTTCTTAGTGACTTTGGATATTCCAGCTTGTGGGTTTGTAAATCTAGTATTGAGAACATCTCCGGATTGGCCCAGTAATCAtgttgtatttttcttttttactagTAATCTTTACTCTATGCTCTGTGCCAAAGCTTTTGAACAGTACGTTCACCCCTAATTAGGTCCAAGAGCACATTATTGGTGAGGGAAGATTCTGGCTATGGCCTTTTATATATGCCTTTAGAATTTGGCTATTCTGTCACTAGTGATAAGAGCTATTAGAATGTGAATAATGTGCATATCAGCTTGGTATGAAGCAAAATGAATATTACATAGGCATCCAACATTGAACTTGGTAGAAATTCTGCAGCATGAAATTGCTGGGAGCTCGAAGAGAGGCTGCACAATTGCCCCTGGTTAACAAAACAACAATGTACATCGGAAGACACCATGCTTAGTGGTGTATCATCTCCAGGTTTGACTTCAATGCAAACTGTGGCTTCTGCAAGCAGTTTTGCTTTTCCTGCAACTGGTATGAATCTTGTTGCTAACACTAGTGGACCCTTTCAGGCTGATTCAAAGATAGCTGCAGGCAGTTGGAGAATACAATTTTCTTCATGAGCCCCTATTGCTGCACTACCTCCCTGATTTATCCAACCTGGGTTCAATTGGAGGATCTGCATTTTGCAGATGACAATGAATGCAAAGTATTGTATATAGTTCCTTGCATCCTTTGCGGTGAATTTTTTTCCTGCTCTTATGATTGAGTTGTGTTATGATTAGATTGCTCAGTTGGTGGGATGCTGTTATCATGTAACAATGAGTCATGTGCAGTTTACAAGTCAACGTATAATGCAATATCAACTTGGTAAAGCAGTTTGTCAAACCTGTTAGTTTTTGAAGAACTGATATTGTAAAGGGTGATGGACACCAGGATAATTGCTGGCTTCTTCTGGGCTCTAAACGAAGTGGATTTTTGTTTTGCCTTCACGCAGCAACACACGAAGGCCATCATCTGACTTTTTAGCAAATGCTCAACTAGGCTTAACTATTTAATGCATTTCATCTGCAAAAGAAATACAATTAGACCATTTGGCAATGTGGGACGGTACCAATATTTTTGTTTCTGGCATTTGCCTGTTCTGTTATCCTTCTTTTTGCTGTTCTCCAGGGATAAAATGTTTTGAATTCTCTGCCAAATGTAAGGCTAGAAATTGCAATCACTTATGGGAATGTTGTACATGCTGACCTTGTCTCATGAGCTCTTCTACTATTCTCCCTATATAACGTGTTTTTGCAACACAGGGCTTTGGTCCTATACTAAAAATTTCAAGTGTGGCTCGCGCTTGCACACCCCTGAGTCGCGTTCAATCCTGTATTTTGGCACCTTTCGTGGACTTGAATTGCTGTCATTTTTCTAGGTTGCTAATGTTTGGATTCTGCAGTTTTAGCTGAGtcgatatatcaaatttaaggttTGATGAGTTAGACGATCGAAGCACGACTTGAGTATGTAGAATAACCTGTCTAAAAACATTTTACGTTTTCTCCTTTAGCTGTAGTTTGCTTAAAATCCGACCAAGATTTCATGATAAATCGATAACAAGCACTGAAACATGATGCCAGCACTATATATTGTCCTGATTCAACCAATGTCTTATAATAGGGCTCACTGATGTTTAGATCTAAATGTTATGAAAACAACATACGTTCGCTGAAAACGTTCGAAGAAATAATGTACGCTGTCTATAAGGAATGCATCGTTTAGGGGTGCGCTACCAAATTGCAAAGCCTACGAGCAACGCATTTTGTAGATTTTATAGGAGCTGATGGCAGTAGTTTAGCAACGAGTTTAAATGGGGCGCAGAATTGGGCGTGTTTGGGTAGAAAACCGTCAAAAAgggtattaaattaaatcgTGGCTGTCCCGAACCGGCATGAACGCTTTTGATGTCAAATTTCTACATTTCCATTTCCGGCTACCATCCTAGGCGGGGAATGTGCAGACACCGTTATCATTTTTCGGCTCCCGTACAGGGATTTATGTCTATTGCAATTTGGGAAGATCACTGCACTGAACTACTAAACTGTTAAGTATTGCAAAACGAAATTAGTAGTGGAAACATGTGGCTTTGctttattgaattttttttctcatattttttttaatcctcCCAATCCTTTCTACACGCTTTTCATTCTCACTGTCAAATTTAAGATTTGAATCCTGGACTTGACAATAGAGATCCTCAATCCTGGTGATTTTGCTTTATTGAACGCGTTGGCGAAGAGACAAAGAGGAAGGCAACAACACATTctcataaagaaaagaaatcaaaagaagTTTCGGCAATTGAACGGAGGAGGCGCACACGATTGGACTGTAAAGGGATAATTCTTCGAACGAGGCGTAATCATTCGTTCGTTACCCGATATCAATAAAGTAGGATTAAAAAGAAGTCCACTACACTGATGAACAAATTCGTAAAGTAGGCACGTCAAGTGTGATTGACCGGGGGAGCGGGACGTAAAACATCCGACCGCTTCCATTAATTGAGTTGAATTTTGAGGAGATTAAATGAATGGTTAGGCCTTGCCCAACAGTGCGTGGGCTTTTGATTAAATGAGTTGCTAAAAGGACGTCCGATGTAAAATGGCTGTCTGCCTGTCTCTCACCTTTGCAATccaccacccaaaaaaaaaaaagaaaaaagtgtgAGGCAACGGGCAAATAAACAAAACTCTCTTACGCACGTGTTTGGATTGgagattattttttaaaattttaaaacgtAATTAAAAACATATTTATGATGCAGCTAAAACATTTATTACAAATAAGGGGAAAATTATAGTTTTATTCCTTAATGTTTAGTATTTGTGCagttttagtccctaacattttGATAAATGTAGTAAATGTGGTCCCTAATACTTAGCACATTTACAGTTCTAGTCCCTAAAATTGGACAAGAACAAATCTTGTCCTCAACGTATCCAATTTAAAGTAGATTTAGGACAATTGAAAAAATTTTTCCCCAATCATTAACAGAATTCTGCAATCGTGCTCTGTTGAATTAAATTAGAAATAAATAAGGAAAATAACGGCTAACCTTAAACAACAACAAAGTTACAGACAAATAACTCATGTACCAGCATGTGAGTAACTAATTaattagtaaaaaaataaataaaattgttaaataacaaaattgaaaCTAGTTGTAGCACTTTTAGTTTATTGATCCAGaacttattttctctttttatcCCAACTGAACCTAagcaaagaaaccctaatactTGGTTTTTGAgtatattttaataaatttttttctatgatcttgatttttttttttcaaatgtaaGCGGGAGAGTTTAAACGTGAAATCTCTCACTTACCCTCTTTTCTTTGGAACCACCCAACTCATTCTTTTCACCCATTGATCTTTGATTATTTAGTTAGTCACGTGACATCAGGTgaattatttttgttgtttaaagtTAGTTCctattttacttcttttttcataaaattaattTAACAAACACGTAACTAAACATGACTAGATTCCATCAATAATTGagaaaattaattaattgtTCTAAATTTGATTCAAATTGGAAACTTGGTGGACCAGATTTGTTTTCGCCAATATATTAGAGACAAACAATACAGGTACCAAAGATTGAGAATTAAAGTTGTTTTTATCAAAACTTTAGGAACTAAAATTACACAAGTACCAAATACTGGGCACCATGGTTGCATTTCTCCCTACGAATAATACCATATCCGACGaagaagagtttttttttttttgtttggggggAGGAAAAGATGCATTACACTCTCGGATGTCACGAAGCACGAGAGCGGAATCCTCTATCATTCTTCCAAGGCAATTTGCTCATCTGTTTCGTCTCTCTTCTCCCAAATTGGCATTTTTGGGCCCGCTAACCGGTAAAGAACTCTGCCGCTTCGGCATTTTTGGCACTCTGTCCCTAATTGGAAATTTTGGCAATTGTGATTTACTAGAAAAGTTCCTTTAAACAGGGAAAAGAACTCAGCCGTCTCGGGGACACCAGTGAGGGAGCCTCATTTCTGATTTCACTGCTTAACTATTGTGGATGAATTATGGAAAATGCAGCTGAGTAATATTTGGAACGTCCGGAAGGGAATTGCGCAGGAGCATATATCCAAATTACTAGAAtttaccatatatatatatatgtatatatagtcacacacatatatatatagatatacacatacatacattCATACGCATATACATAGTTGTCCAAATTAGTTCTCTGCTTTCCCCTTCCTACTCTGATTCTGATTCTGAACCATGCCCAAGCTTAGGAAAGACAGGTAAACATTGGGTGGTCTCTCCAGTTGTGAGTCTTGTGACATGGGGCCTTCTGATAATTACATTCTCAGAATAGAAATCAACCCTTATATTTACGTTGACAGGAAGACCAAGATCATCTTTTGATGCAACCGAAATGTGCCGAGTATGATGGAAGTGGTATCCCATCGTGAAATTTGAAGTACCACTTGTGATAATTCATAATTGTTGCTGCTCTTACAAGTCTTTTACTGAGTCCTTTGGGTGATAAGAGAGGGTGAAAGTGTGGTTTCTCATCTTCAACCCGACCTAATAAGGATGCCTTCATAAATCGTCAAAATAGCTGTTTTATGCCTTTGcattttggattttgttgtgtCGGGTGTTTCATACAATGCCTGCGGaatacccttttttttttttcttttcggcGGAATGTctgtgagtttttttttttttttttgggatagaaTGTCTGTGagataatttgaaaaagaaaagaactaaACGTATGTGGTCCTTAATGCCCACtatcaatattttcttttcatttcttctcACATTTGGAAAGAAAGTTTTCATTAATTTATCATCATTCCATTTGTCTTCCTTTCCTTCGGCTTAAAACTCTAGACTAAAAAATTATCTTCCTTTCCATTCTGGATTGCTATTATTTGCACAAAACCTACTTATCTAGCTGTGAAAGTCTTCCCTTTTGCTTCAAAAtgaacatttttttaaaaaaaaagggtactATTTTACCTTTACTGACCAGGAGTAAAATATTTAGTAGTCTGTAAGCTACATTACTATATTGTTTTAGCAGAATCTTACTAGTAGTAAATACAGTAATAATTTATGGTCCTTTGATCCGGAAGGCATTGGCCAGCGGGCAGGCCAGGAGGTCAAATTTTACAGCACGGTGTCGCAGAAACATAAAAAGACGGGACATGGAATCCGAGGCAATCTCCATGTGAGACTTCTTATTAAATAATAGGACAAAAAGTCCCAATGGCTCTCAAATTATTACCCAGATGAAGTTTTGGCCCCCAAATAATTAAAAGTAAAGTTTTGGCCCTCGATCTATCCAAAGTACAAATTGTTAGACCTTCTGTCAAATTCATCAGTTATTACCGACGGAATCTACGACCACGTGAGAAGCACGCCGAAATACGAAAGGCATTTTTGTCCATAAAGAGCTGTCATCCACTTGGTGAAATGAGACTTCTTCCtaaacttgaacaaagaaaaactcaATTGCAGCCAAAGAAGTTGCTGAACTGGAAGCATGCGAGAAACCAACAATCCAGATTTCCCATTGTGCAGGT contains:
- the LOC113754007 gene encoding thaumatin-like protein 1b; this encodes MKMNPHLLFSISATFLSFLLFTSSLFSVVQSTKFKIVNKCRHTIWPGILTGANRRPLNPTGFILKSGKSITLSVPSSWSGRIWGRTDCSTDPSTGKFSCLTADCGSGRVECAGSGAVPPATLAEFTLNGDQGLDFYDVSLVDGYNLPMLVVAKGGTRGGCSSTGCLVDLNGACPPALRVAAGNGSEIRSVACKSACEAFGDPAYCCSEGHNTPDTCQPSEYSLFFKHACPRAYSYAYDDKTSTFTCASADYLIIFCPLPYTSMKLLGARREAAQLPLVNKTTMYIGRHHA